Proteins encoded within one genomic window of Patescibacteria group bacterium:
- a CDS encoding DUF87 domain-containing protein produces the protein MPIKNNSAAKKTILIRFPFIPIENHIQKFERFFFDLYYLLLQEEPENSLALEIANIKETINFYMTAPEGLVVPITNIIFSIFPDAEIEVLEKFANINTIPNNALGFNITLAQQEAYSIRTYQQTVGHDPLVPFLNLASSVPPGHAILFQIIIAPRDEELGGSGRSALFYVSKESGESKEKPKFDATMRLLYFFPENQEFEAKNKIREIVRAFHEFSSERNKLVFNRVENSQNILTNFFSRKNENRSILNTEEITTLFHIPDPALKIEAIDWVMSKRAQPPFNLPTAENTADTEISLIANTNFRGSNKLFGIKRADRRRHLYIIGKSGTGKSKLLVSLINDDIRHKKGVCVIDPHGDLVHEVIQFVPKERINDVIVFNASDLQYPVPFNILEKVPREMKQQVTQGLIEVFKKFFGGDWSPKIEHVFRFTTLAMLDYEESSIVGMQKMLTNRKFRQKVIPQIKDSVVKHFWANEFSSWSEKFDNEAILPLVNKLGQFLSNELVRNIVVQPKNTINFDDIMNNEKILLIELSRGLLGEENANLLGAMIITKIYQTAMSRARVSESERNDFYLYIDEFQNFATETFENILSEARKYRLCLTVSHQFLSQVPKDVKGAVFGNVGSLISFRVGADDGDFISKEFYPVFNVHDFINLDVREILIKMSIDGQTSPPFSAYTKLVPQPPQDWEQITKEVIDRSHNVYGRKLSEVEDYVNKINMDEDVSGSSPGSTPGQESTFEQPMV, from the coding sequence ATGCCAATAAAAAATAACTCTGCGGCTAAAAAAACGATCCTTATCCGCTTCCCCTTTATTCCGATAGAAAATCATATCCAAAAATTTGAGCGTTTTTTCTTTGATTTATATTACCTGTTGCTTCAAGAAGAACCGGAAAATAGCCTCGCTTTAGAAATCGCCAACATTAAAGAAACGATTAACTTTTACATGACCGCTCCGGAAGGATTGGTTGTTCCCATTACCAATATTATTTTTTCCATATTTCCTGATGCCGAAATAGAGGTTCTGGAAAAATTTGCCAATATTAATACCATCCCCAACAACGCCCTTGGCTTCAATATCACGCTAGCCCAACAAGAAGCATATTCTATCCGCACCTACCAACAAACGGTCGGTCATGACCCGTTGGTACCGTTTTTAAATCTAGCCAGCAGTGTACCACCTGGGCACGCCATCTTATTTCAAATAATCATAGCTCCCCGCGATGAGGAACTGGGCGGCAGTGGTCGTAGCGCGCTATTTTATGTCAGTAAAGAAAGCGGCGAATCCAAAGAAAAACCAAAATTTGACGCCACCATGCGACTACTGTACTTTTTCCCAGAAAACCAAGAATTTGAAGCGAAAAATAAAATCCGCGAGATCGTCCGTGCTTTTCACGAATTTTCCTCCGAGCGTAATAAACTTGTTTTCAACCGAGTGGAAAACTCACAAAACATCCTGACTAATTTTTTCAGCAGAAAAAACGAAAATCGGTCAATACTTAATACCGAGGAAATCACCACTCTTTTTCACATTCCCGATCCTGCTCTAAAAATTGAAGCTATCGACTGGGTGATGTCAAAAAGAGCTCAGCCTCCGTTTAACCTGCCAACAGCAGAAAACACGGCTGACACCGAAATTTCCCTTATTGCCAACACTAACTTCCGTGGGTCGAACAAACTTTTTGGTATCAAAAGAGCTGATCGGCGTCGCCATCTTTACATTATCGGCAAAAGCGGCACCGGCAAAAGCAAACTACTAGTGTCCCTGATCAACGACGATATCCGCCACAAAAAAGGTGTCTGCGTTATCGACCCTCACGGCGATCTAGTTCATGAAGTCATTCAGTTTGTTCCTAAAGAAAGAATAAACGACGTAATTGTTTTTAACGCTTCCGACCTACAATACCCGGTACCTTTTAATATTTTAGAAAAAGTTCCACGAGAAATGAAACAGCAGGTTACTCAAGGATTAATCGAAGTGTTCAAAAAATTCTTCGGCGGTGACTGGTCACCAAAAATCGAACACGTTTTTCGTTTCACCACCCTAGCCATGCTTGATTATGAAGAAAGCTCCATAGTCGGCATGCAAAAAATGCTTACCAACCGTAAATTTCGCCAAAAAGTGATACCACAAATCAAAGATAGCGTGGTCAAACACTTTTGGGCTAACGAATTTTCTTCCTGGTCAGAAAAATTTGACAATGAAGCCATTCTGCCGTTAGTCAATAAATTGGGACAATTTTTGTCGAACGAACTGGTGCGCAATATTGTCGTCCAGCCGAAAAATACCATCAATTTTGACGATATAATGAATAATGAAAAAATATTGCTGATCGAGCTGTCACGCGGTCTACTGGGAGAAGAAAACGCTAACTTGCTCGGCGCCATGATTATTACAAAAATTTATCAAACCGCCATGAGTCGAGCCAGAGTGTCTGAATCAGAGCGCAACGACTTCTATCTCTACATCGACGAATTTCAAAACTTTGCTACTGAAACTTTTGAAAATATTTTGTCCGAGGCCCGCAAGTATCGTCTCTGTCTCACTGTCTCTCATCAATTCCTGAGCCAAGTACCAAAGGACGTCAAAGGTGCGGTATTTGGTAATGTCGGTTCACTAATATCTTTCCGTGTTGGTGCTGATGACGGTGACTTTATCTCCAAAGAATTTTATCCGGTATTTAACGTTCACGATTTTATCAATCTTGATGTCCGCGAAATCTTGATCAAAATGTCTATCGATGGCCAAACCTCTCCGCCATTTTCTGCTTATACAAAACTTGTCCCGCAGCCACCGCAAGACTGGGAACAAATCACCAAAGAAGTAATCGACCGCTCACATAACGTTTACGGCCGCAAGTTATCAGAGGTGGAAGATTACGTAAATAAAATAAATATGGATGAAGACGTTAGCGGCTCTAGCCCAGGTAGCACTCCAGGACAAGAATCGACTTTCGAGCAACCCATGGTATAA
- a CDS encoding sigma factor-like helix-turn-helix DNA-binding protein: MSTNTSMQGKVSFAETLGGLFDLLSSREKDVLTRRHGLVNGSKRKETLEKIGQDYKVTRERVRQIERDGIKKLKEKASGSGAGVALDDVEKAINQFLKKYGGVMEESHLIDSLIDFFGVSNQGLSDDDLDNHKKSLAFIITNLLSDKFEKMEGNENYHPSWKLKESPWELVEDVIDKLVQLIETNGKPVTADELFKSLKGQGFYNDFQEKFAKLLEMEKELVDLDEAILAYLRTSKKIKKNLFNNVGLSHWKTISPKRMNDKIYLVMKESGKPLHFNEIAELINKAGFDHKKALPATIHNELILDDRYVLIGRGIYALKEWGYQPGTVVDVISDLIKQSGPMTKDEIIESVSKQRMVKKATVNLALMNKDKFVKTADKKYDIKK, from the coding sequence ATGTCAACTAATACATCAATGCAAGGCAAAGTTAGCTTTGCAGAAACTTTGGGAGGTCTTTTTGATCTACTGTCCTCTCGTGAAAAAGACGTTTTGACCAGACGTCATGGTTTAGTTAACGGTTCAAAACGCAAAGAAACCTTGGAAAAGATCGGTCAAGACTACAAAGTTACTCGTGAGCGCGTCAGGCAGATTGAACGTGATGGTATAAAGAAACTGAAAGAAAAAGCTAGCGGTTCCGGCGCCGGTGTTGCGCTAGATGATGTTGAAAAAGCGATTAATCAGTTTTTAAAAAAATACGGCGGAGTGATGGAGGAAAGCCATTTGATTGATAGTTTAATCGATTTTTTCGGGGTTTCCAACCAGGGATTGTCCGATGACGATTTGGATAATCACAAAAAATCTTTAGCTTTCATCATCACTAACCTTTTATCTGATAAATTCGAAAAAATGGAAGGAAATGAGAATTATCACCCTTCTTGGAAGCTAAAAGAATCTCCATGGGAATTAGTTGAAGATGTTATTGATAAGTTGGTTCAATTAATTGAAACTAATGGTAAACCGGTAACAGCCGATGAATTATTTAAATCTTTAAAGGGTCAAGGTTTTTATAATGATTTTCAGGAAAAATTTGCCAAATTATTGGAAATGGAAAAAGAACTGGTTGATTTAGACGAGGCGATTTTAGCTTACCTGCGAACCAGTAAAAAAATTAAAAAGAATCTGTTTAATAATGTTGGTTTGTCTCATTGGAAAACAATCTCTCCGAAAAGAATGAATGATAAAATTTATTTGGTTATGAAAGAATCCGGCAAGCCATTGCATTTTAACGAAATTGCCGAGCTGATTAATAAAGCCGGCTTTGATCATAAAAAAGCTCTTCCCGCCACTATTCATAATGAGTTAATATTGGATGATCGTTATGTTTTGATTGGTCGCGGTATTTACGCTCTCAAAGAATGGGGATATCAACCAGGTACTGTCGTTGATGTTATTTCCGATCTTATTAAACAAAGCGGTCCGATGACAAAGGATGAAATTATCGAATCCGTATCCAAGCAAAGAATGGTGAAAAAAGCCACTGTTAATTTAGCTTTAATGAATAAGGATAAATTTGTCAAAACGGCTGACAAAAAATACGATATCAAGAAGTAA
- the rbcL gene encoding type III ribulose-bisphosphate carboxylase, with product MYQTSYKGYANLNYKPNYDKDVVVTYYLEPAKGPTSTKASAGGEKFEVVAEAVAGESSIGTWTHLDTLSDKVKKQLSPKIFVIDKKRGFIKIAYPLDLFELGSIPQILSSIGGNVFSMKMVERLRLEDIEFPKVLIDSFSGPQLGIAGIRKLIGIKNRPLVGSIMKPKVGMNAKEYGKLAYQTWKGGVDVIKDDENLTSLSFNKFEDRVNEVLAAKKKVEKETGEKKVYVFNVTAPADIALKRAKYVKAKGGNCIMVDIVTMGWSAIQYLRAQKLGLIIHGHRAGHSTFTKDVRHGISMLVVAKLSRLAGIDQLHTGTVVGKMEGTPEEVSVIDHFLHEDDGVVDLLREDWSGIKSTMPIASGGLHPALAFPLVEMLGNDLIINFGGGIHGHPNGSLAGAKAARAAVEAASKGISIKEAVKISPELKVAVEYWAKK from the coding sequence ATGTACCAAACATCATATAAAGGTTACGCTAATTTAAACTATAAACCAAATTACGATAAAGACGTGGTCGTGACTTATTATCTGGAGCCGGCCAAAGGTCCCACTTCCACCAAGGCTTCGGCGGGCGGGGAAAAGTTTGAAGTGGTGGCTGAAGCAGTGGCCGGAGAGTCGTCAATCGGTACTTGGACTCACCTCGATACGCTGTCTGATAAGGTAAAAAAACAGTTGTCGCCAAAGATTTTTGTGATAGACAAAAAGCGCGGCTTTATCAAAATCGCTTACCCGCTCGATCTTTTTGAACTTGGCAGTATTCCGCAAATTTTGTCCAGCATCGGCGGTAATGTTTTTTCCATGAAAATGGTTGAGCGTCTGCGTCTAGAAGATATCGAGTTTCCAAAAGTATTGATTGATAGTTTTTCTGGACCGCAGCTTGGTATTGCCGGAATCCGCAAGTTAATTGGTATCAAAAATCGACCGCTGGTTGGCTCTATCATGAAGCCAAAAGTGGGTATGAACGCCAAGGAATACGGCAAATTGGCCTACCAAACCTGGAAAGGCGGTGTGGATGTGATCAAAGACGACGAAAATCTAACCAGTTTATCTTTCAACAAATTTGAAGACCGGGTCAATGAAGTACTGGCGGCAAAAAAGAAAGTCGAAAAAGAAACCGGTGAGAAAAAAGTTTATGTTTTCAATGTCACTGCGCCAGCTGACATTGCCCTAAAACGCGCCAAATACGTCAAAGCCAAAGGCGGTAATTGCATCATGGTCGATATCGTGACTATGGGTTGGTCGGCGATTCAGTATTTGCGAGCGCAAAAGCTTGGTCTAATAATTCATGGACATCGCGCTGGGCACTCGACTTTTACCAAGGATGTTCGTCATGGTATTTCCATGCTCGTGGTTGCTAAACTTTCGCGCCTGGCTGGTATTGATCAGCTACACACCGGTACGGTGGTAGGCAAAATGGAAGGTACGCCAGAAGAAGTGTCGGTGATTGATCATTTCTTGCACGAAGATGATGGTGTTGTTGATCTTTTGCGCGAAGATTGGTCAGGCATAAAATCAACCATGCCAATTGCTTCAGGTGGGCTACATCCGGCGTTAGCTTTCCCGCTCGTCGAAATGCTGGGTAATGATTTGATTATCAATTTTGGCGGTGGTATCCACGGCCATCCAAACGGATCGCTAGCCGGCGCCAAAGCTGCTCGCGCGGCTGTAGAAGCGGCAAGTAAGGGGATTAGTATCAAAGAAGCGGTAAAAATTAGCCCGGAACTGAAAGTAGCGGTGGAATATTGGGCGAAAAAATAA
- a CDS encoding S-methyl-5-thioribose-1-phosphate isomerase — MALEKTYQQIKDLKIQGATAIARSIIFELKKEGLACPEKGYSRWLSALKDNASFLLSVRPTEPMAQNLSRLLIANIQGLTTVDAGKKALTEIAKEVLQFIDLGQDNIIQYGQQVVKDGDHIMTHCHSSTVEHILVNAKKIGKKIKVFNTETRPLYQGRITAKNLLQNKIDVTMVTDSAAAFLITSHSGKDVVIDKVLIGADVIFSHGSAVNKIGSFNIALAAVEQKIPLYIVAHLLKTDDDGRIEIERRSAKEVWSQAPKGLEIVNFAFDLIPAKFITGFITEFGVIKPKNIRKMVKKKYPWLLRK, encoded by the coding sequence ATGGCTTTAGAAAAAACTTACCAACAAATCAAGGATTTAAAAATCCAGGGCGCGACCGCCATAGCCAGATCAATTATTTTTGAATTAAAGAAAGAAGGTTTGGCTTGCCCGGAGAAAGGTTATAGTCGTTGGCTTTCGGCGTTAAAAGATAACGCCAGTTTTTTACTCTCAGTGCGACCAACAGAACCGATGGCGCAAAATCTTAGCCGTTTGTTGATTGCCAATATTCAGGGTTTGACTACAGTTGATGCCGGCAAAAAGGCTTTGACCGAAATTGCCAAGGAAGTTTTGCAGTTTATTGATCTAGGACAAGATAATATTATTCAGTATGGTCAGCAGGTGGTAAAAGACGGCGATCACATCATGACTCATTGCCATTCTTCTACTGTCGAGCATATTTTAGTTAATGCCAAAAAAATCGGTAAAAAGATAAAGGTTTTTAACACCGAAACGCGACCGCTCTATCAAGGTAGGATTACTGCTAAAAATCTACTGCAAAATAAAATTGACGTCACTATGGTGACCGATTCAGCGGCTGCTTTTTTGATTACCTCGCATTCGGGAAAGGATGTTGTTATAGATAAGGTTTTGATCGGCGCTGACGTGATTTTTTCTCATGGTTCAGCGGTCAATAAAATCGGTAGCTTTAATATTGCTTTAGCTGCCGTTGAACAAAAAATACCGCTTTACATCGTGGCACATTTACTCAAAACCGACGATGACGGACGTATTGAAATAGAGCGTCGATCGGCAAAAGAAGTCTGGTCGCAAGCACCAAAAGGGTTGGAAATAGTTAATTTTGCTTTTGATTTAATTCCGGCTAAGTTTATTACCGGTTTTATTACGGAATTTGGTGTTATTAAACCAAAGAATATACGAAAGATGGTAAAGAAAAAATATCCGTGGCTGCTTAGAAAGTAA
- a CDS encoding type IV secretion system DNA-binding domain-containing protein: protein MEINKNEINFFGATSFRNQERRFGIKLDDRRRHMYIIGKTGMGKTTLLENMIIQDIKNGHGLAFIDPHGDSAEKILNYVPARRINDVIYFNPSDIDNPVAFNILELRDKRQRHMVASGLVGIFKKIWADSWGPRLEYLLRNAILALLDNEGTTLLGVMRILVDKAYRKKIVSNVDDPVVKSFWVDEFSRYPDKFAQEAIAPIQNKIGQFLSNYLIRNIVGQVKSSFDIRKVMDEGKVLIMNLSKGRIGEDTSQLLGAMMITQIQLSAMSRVDIPEETRKDFFLYVDEFQNFATESFTNILSEARKYRLNLTIAHQYVEQLIDEVKAAVFGNVGTMIVFRVGAADAEGLAKEFAPRFTEEDLVNLTKFEIYLKLMIDGVASEPFSAKTLPPLFEPEESDVSEKIIKVSRERYGRDRNEVEDKIRRWSVGDEGAGDNSLSEIDNGEEPKKIRMGEIEFQGKIVKAEIADRPTPERNLPWLCSNCGKITYLSFDPNPNKPVYCKNCLKELSKPRKFGEPSAGGTSSNPSNPGATNQNKKVNIPSGETKSVQAPTFTPKKSFGEGAGGAYRREHRNDRPRQDYRPAAAANENHPAKPASAAGGSGSTKISFDDII from the coding sequence ATGGAAATAAATAAAAATGAAATTAATTTTTTCGGTGCTACTAGTTTTCGCAACCAGGAGCGGCGTTTTGGTATCAAACTAGATGACCGTCGGCGCCACATGTATATTATCGGTAAAACCGGTATGGGTAAAACCACGTTGCTGGAAAATATGATTATTCAGGACATCAAAAATGGTCATGGTCTAGCTTTTATTGATCCGCATGGAGACAGTGCTGAAAAGATTTTGAACTACGTGCCGGCAAGGAGAATCAATGACGTGATATATTTTAACCCTTCCGATATCGATAATCCGGTAGCTTTTAATATTTTGGAACTGCGCGATAAAAGACAACGACATATGGTGGCTTCGGGGTTGGTAGGTATTTTTAAAAAGATTTGGGCGGATTCCTGGGGACCTCGTTTGGAGTATTTGTTGCGTAACGCTATTTTGGCACTACTAGACAACGAAGGAACTACACTGCTTGGTGTAATGCGTATTTTAGTGGATAAGGCGTATCGTAAAAAAATAGTTTCTAATGTTGATGACCCAGTGGTAAAATCTTTCTGGGTCGATGAGTTCTCTCGTTATCCTGATAAATTTGCCCAGGAAGCGATTGCTCCTATTCAAAATAAAATCGGACAATTTTTGTCCAACTATCTTATTCGTAATATTGTTGGTCAGGTTAAATCATCTTTTGATATTAGAAAAGTGATGGATGAGGGAAAAGTTTTGATTATGAATTTGTCTAAAGGTAGAATCGGAGAGGACACTTCGCAATTGCTTGGAGCGATGATGATTACGCAAATTCAGCTTTCGGCAATGAGCCGTGTTGATATTCCTGAAGAAACCCGCAAAGATTTTTTCCTTTACGTCGACGAATTTCAAAACTTTGCCACGGAAAGTTTTACCAATATTTTGTCTGAGGCCCGTAAATATCGTCTCAATCTAACTATTGCTCATCAGTACGTCGAGCAACTGATTGACGAGGTAAAGGCTGCTGTATTCGGTAACGTCGGAACAATGATTGTTTTTCGTGTTGGCGCTGCTGACGCTGAAGGATTAGCCAAAGAGTTCGCCCCGCGGTTTACCGAGGAAGATTTAGTTAATCTGACAAAATTTGAAATATATCTGAAGTTGATGATTGACGGCGTCGCTTCCGAACCTTTTTCGGCTAAAACCTTACCGCCATTATTTGAGCCAGAAGAATCAGACGTAAGTGAAAAAATTATTAAAGTTTCTCGGGAGCGTTATGGCAGGGATCGGAACGAAGTGGAGGATAAAATCAGACGGTGGAGTGTCGGCGACGAGGGAGCCGGAGATAATAGTTTGAGTGAAATTGATAATGGTGAAGAACCAAAAAAAATAAGAATGGGAGAGATCGAATTTCAGGGTAAAATAGTTAAGGCTGAGATTGCTGATCGACCGACTCCGGAACGTAATTTGCCTTGGTTGTGCAGTAATTGCGGCAAAATAACCTATCTATCATTTGATCCTAATCCTAACAAGCCGGTTTATTGCAAAAATTGTTTGAAAGAGCTGAGCAAACCAAGAAAGTTTGGTGAACCTTCGGCGGGCGGAACGAGTTCTAATCCGTCCAATCCCGGTGCTACTAATCAGAATAAAAAGGTCAATATTCCGAGCGGCGAAACTAAGAGCGTGCAAGCACCAACTTTTACTCCCAAGAAATCATTCGGAGAAGGCGCTGGAGGGGCTTATCGTCGCGAACATCGCAATGACCGACCACGACAAGACTATCGTCCTGCTGCTGCAGCTAATGAAAATCATCCCGCCAAACCTGCTTCGGCGGCAGGGGGATCTGGGTCGACAAAAATTTCATTTGATGATATTATTTAA
- the pyrH gene encoding UMP kinase: MKIKRTVVISLGGSIVVPEVGFIDYKFLKKFKKVILKYTKKGVRFIIVVGGGKTCRLYQAAAKKVGKLVSEDIDWIGIHSTRLNAHLLRTIFREHTHPEINMNPSIIFAFKEPILIGSGWRPGWSTDYDAAKLAIAYGAKEVINLSNIDYVFNKDPKKYKDAKKFKNINWKNFFGLVGDEWTPGANLPFDPVASRLARGSHLKVLIMKGTDVKNFDNYLLSGKFKGTIIED; this comes from the coding sequence ATGAAAATAAAGCGTACAGTTGTTATTTCCCTCGGCGGTTCAATCGTGGTTCCAGAGGTTGGATTTATTGATTATAAATTCTTAAAAAAGTTTAAAAAAGTTATTTTAAAATATACCAAAAAAGGAGTGCGTTTTATTATAGTGGTGGGCGGCGGAAAAACTTGCCGGCTTTATCAGGCGGCAGCTAAGAAGGTGGGAAAGTTGGTGTCAGAAGACATTGATTGGATCGGGATTCACTCTACGCGTCTCAACGCTCATTTGCTTAGAACGATATTTCGCGAGCATACTCATCCGGAGATAAATATGAATCCGAGTATAATTTTTGCATTTAAAGAGCCAATACTTATAGGTTCTGGTTGGCGACCTGGTTGGTCGACTGATTATGATGCGGCTAAACTTGCCATTGCTTACGGTGCCAAGGAAGTGATTAATTTGTCTAATATTGATTACGTTTTTAATAAAGATCCGAAGAAATATAAAGATGCTAAAAAATTTAAAAATATTAATTGGAAGAACTTCTTTGGTTTAGTCGGGGACGAGTGGACTCCTGGCGCTAATTTACCTTTTGATCCGGTAGCCAGTCGTTTGGCTAGAGGAAGTCATTTGAAAGTTTTAATAATGAAAGGAACCGATGTTAAGAATTTTGACAACTATCTTTTGTCCGGTAAGTTTAAAGGAACGATTATAGAAGATTAA